A region from the Acinonyx jubatus isolate Ajub_Pintada_27869175 chromosome C2, VMU_Ajub_asm_v1.0, whole genome shotgun sequence genome encodes:
- the VILL gene encoding villin-like protein isoform X2, with translation MQAVRHESQRPLPLSDSPTESAPGPCRVSRATGVPAGRREERTLRWGSLGRRTSDGSDLWVRRAKPQRQEKLQPAGFRMDVNKGLPATESRRDLHVWIIERVMEGRWLGDGPAELSLGTLLSQNLRMAPVPEKAYGNFFEEHCYIVLHVPQSLKATQGACSDLHYWAGKEAGAEAQDAAEAFVQQLQETLGGATVQHREAQGHESDCFRSYFRSGIIYRRGGLASALTHVETNLYNIQRLLHVQGRKHVSAAEVELSWSSFNKGDIFLLDLGKVMIQWNGPETSIPEKARGLALTCSLRDRERGGRAQIGVVDDEVEATDLMRIMEAVLGCRVGNVPATRPDKSVNQLQKASVRLYHVCEKDEDLVIQELATCPLTQDLLWEEDYYILDQGGFKIYVWQGRLSSLQEKKAAFSRALRFIQAKGYPTYTNVEVVNDGAESASFKQLFQSWSTKQRGNKNFGRLSKSIQVRPDVGKLQSQPELAAQLRMVDDASGKVEVWCIQDLGRQPVDPERHAQLCAGNCYLVLYTYQRMGHVQYILYLWRGHRATTRDVKALNCNAEELDLMYRGALVQEHVTMGSETPHFLAIFQGQLVVFQGHTGHDGKEQPAPATRLFHVQGTDSCNTRTVEVPARASALNSHDIFLLVTASICYLWFGKGCSGDQREMARTAVSAVSGENKETVLEGQEPPGFWEALGGLAPYPSNKRLPEDVSGFQPRLFECSSHMGHLVLTEMVFFSQEDLDKYDIMLLDTWQEIFLWLGEAASKWKKEAVDWGQEYLKTHPAGRSPATPIVVIKQGHEPPTFTGWFLAWDPYKWTNDQSYKEVVDGSLGAMPAICEITAVSTGFSRPAPSQLPPGSRLGRHDPDGQNGQERSQALVDGRVCSGGKRPSGLSVASAWEPLLHTPSLSPLSEQELNDFQLSRGPSNGGADPLTLQTLKGSQDGSGNELQPGPKAGDASTNSHHSSPRPTINGSLPRERLMHQAVEDLPEGVDPARKEFYLSDSDFQEIFGKSKEEFYSMAKWRQQQEKKQLGFF, from the exons ATGCAGGCTGTTCGGCATGAGTCACAGAGGCCTCTGCCTCTCTCGGACTCTCCCACCGAGTCCGCCCCGGGGCCGTGCAGGGTCAGCAGAGCCACAGGGGTTCCTGCGGGGAGAAGAGAGGAGCGAACGCTACGCTGGGGGTCCCTAGGAAGGAGGACTTCAGACGGAAGTGACTTGTGGGTCCGCCGGGCAAAGCCGCAGCGACAAGAAAAGCTGCAGCCGGCCGGATTTAG GATGGACGTCAACAAGGGCCTCCCAGCCACTGAGAGCCGCAGGGACCTCCACGTATGGATCATCGAG agggTCATGGAGGGTAGGTGGCTGGGGGACGGTCCTGCTGAGCTGTCACTAGGCACGCTCCTCTCCCAGAACCTGAGGATGGCACCAGTACCCGAGAAGGCTTATGGGAACTTTTTCGAAGAGCACTGCTACATCGTCCTCCAT GTTCCCCAGAGCCTCAAGGCCACGCAGGGGGCGTGCAGCGACCTGCACTACTGGGCGGGGAAGGAGGCGGGCGCCGAGGCGCAGGACGCGGCCGAAGCCTTCGTGCAGCAGCTGCAGGAGACGCTGGGTGGCGCCACCGTGCAGCACCGGGAGGCGCAGGGCCACGAGTCCGACTGTTTCCGCAGCTACTTCCGCTCGGGAATCAT ctacAGGAGAGGgggcctggcctctgccctcacGCACGTGGAGACCAACCTGTACAACATCCAGCGACTGCTGCACGTCCAGGGGAGGAAGCACGTGTCGGCCGCGGAG GTGGAGCTCTCTTGGAGCAGCTTTAATAAGGGGGACATCTTCCTGCTGGACCTGGGCAAGGTGATGATCCAGTGGAATGGGCCTGAGACCAGCATTCCTGAGAAAGCACGG GGCCTGGCCCTGACCTGCAGCCTCCGGGACAGGGAGCGCGGTGGTCGTGCACAGATTGGCGTGGTGGATGATGAAGTTGAAGCCACTGACCTCATGCGGATCATGGAAGCCGTGCTGGGCTGCAGAGTGGGCAACGTGCCTGCCACCAGGCCCGACAAGAGTGTTAACCAGCTGCAGAAAGCCAGCGTCCGTCTCTACCA TGTCTGTGAAAAGGATGAGGACTTGGTGATCCAGGAGTTGGCGACCTGCCCACTAACCCAAGACCTACTGTGGGAAGAG GACTACTATATCCTGGACCAGGGTGGTTTCAAGATCTACGTGTGGCAGGGACGCCTGTCCAGCCTCCAAGAGAAAAAGGCTGCCTTCAGCCGGGCTCTG CGCTTCATCCAGGCCAAAGGCTACCCGACCTACACCAACGTGGAGGTGGTGAACGACGGCGCCGAGTCGGCCTCGTTTAAACAGCTCTTCCAGTCTTGGTCTACCAAGCAGCGCGGGAACAAGAACTTCGGCAGGCTAA GTAAATCGATTCAGGTAAGGCCGGATGTGGGCAAGCTGCAGAGTCAGCCTGAGCTAGCTGCCCAGCTCAGGATGGTGGACGACGCTTCCGGGAAGGTGGAG GTGTGGTGCATCCAGGACTTAGGCAGACAGCCCGTGGACCCCGAGCGTCATGCACAGCTGTGTGCAGGCAACTGCTACCTCGTCCTCTACACCTACCAGAGGATGGGCCACGTCCAGTATATCCTGTACCTGTGGCGG GGCCACCGCGCCACCACGCGTGATGTCAAAGCCCTGAACTGCAATGCCGAGGAGCTGGACCTCATGTACCGGGGAGCCCTGGTGCAGGAGCACGTGACCATGGGCAGCGAGACCCCTCACTTCCTCGCCATCTTCCAGGGCCAGCTGGTGGTCTTCCAG GGGCACACGGGACACGATGGGAAGGAGCAGCCGGCACCTGCTACAAGGCTCTTCCACGTGCAAGGCACCGACAGCTGCAACACCAGGACCGTGGAGGTACCAGCCCGCGCCTCAGCCCTCAACTCCCATGACATCTTCTTGCTGGTCACAGCTAGCATCTGCTACCTCTGGTTTGGAAAG GGCTGTAGCGGTGACCAGCGAGAGATGGCGCGGACGGCGGTCTCTGCCGTCTCTGGGGAGAACAAGGAAACGGTGCTGGAGGGTCAGGAGCCTCCCGGCTTCTGGGAGGCCCTGGGAGGCCTGGCTCCCTACCCCAGCAACAAGAG GCTCCCCGAGGACGTCTCCGGCTTCCAGCCCCGACTGTTTGAGTGCTCCAGCCACATGGGCCACCTGGTCCTCACGGAAATGGTGTTCTTTAGTCAAGAGGACCTGGACAAGTATGACATCATGTTACTGGACACCTGGCAGGAG ATCTTCCTGTGGCTCGGGGAAGCTGCCAGCAAGTGGAAGAAGGAGGCGGTGGACTGGGGCCAGGAGTACCTGAAGACCCACCCGGCAGGGAGGAGCCCCGCCACGCCTATCGTGGTGATCAAGCAGGGCCATGAGCCCCCCACCTTCACTGGATGGTTCCTCGCTTGGGACCCCTACAAGTGGACT AACGACCAGTCCTACAAGGAGGTGGTGGATGGCAGCCTGGGAGCAATGCCAGCCATATGTGAGATAACAGCCGTGAGTACTGGGttctcccgccccgccccctcccagctcccaccAGGGTCTAGGCTTGGTCGGCATGATCCAGATGGGCAGAACGGACAAGAAAGGAGCCAGGCCCTGGTGGACGGCAGGGTTTGCAGTGGGGGCAAGAGGCCCAGTGGGCTCAGTGTGGCCTCCGCATGGGAGCCTCTCCTCCATACGCCCAGCCTGAGTCCCCTCTCTGAGCAGGAACTCAACGACTTCCAGCTGTCTAGAGGGCCAAGCAATGGCGGGGCAGACCCTTTGACCCTGCAGACCCTCAAGGGCTCCCAGGACGGCTCAGGGAATGAGCTGCAGCCAGGACCCAAGGCAGGTGACGCCAGCACCAACAGCCACCACAGCAGCCCCAGACCCACCATCAATGGGAGCCTGCCCCGCGAACGGCTAATGCATCAGGCTGTTGAGGACCTGCCAGAGGGTGTGGACCCGGCCCGCAAGGAG TTCTATCTCTCAGACTCTGACTTCCAAGAGATCTTTGGGAAGTCCAAGGAAGAATTCTATAGCATGGCCAAGTGGAGGCAGCAGCAGGAGAAGAAGCAGCTTGGCTTCTTCTGA
- the VILL gene encoding villin-like protein isoform X11: MDVNKGLPATESRRDLHVWIIERVMEGRWLGDGPAELSLGTLLSQNLRMAPVPEKAYGNFFEEHCYIVLHVPQSLKATQGACSDLHYWAGKEAGAEAQDAAEAFVQQLQETLGGATVQHREAQGHESDCFRSYFRSGIIYRRGGLASALTHVETNLYNIQRLLHVQGRKHVSAAEVELSWSSFNKGDIFLLDLGKVMIQWNGPETSIPEKARGLALTCSLRDRERGGRAQIGVVDDEVEATDLMRIMEAVLGCRVGNVPATRPDKSVNQLQKASVRLYHVCEKDEDLVIQELATCPLTQDLLWEEDYYILDQGGFKIYVWQGRLSSLQEKKAAFSRALRFIQAKGYPTYTNVEVVNDGAESASFKQLFQSWSTKQRGNKNFGRLSKSIQVRPDVGKLQSQPELAAQLRMVDDASGKVEVWCIQDLGRQPVDPERHAQLCAGNCYLVLYTYQRMGHVQYILYLWRGHRATTRDVKALNCNAEELDLMYRGALVQEHVTMGSETPHFLAIFQGQLVVFQGHTGHDGKEQPAPATRLFHVQGTDSCNTRTVEVPARASALNSHDIFLLVTASICYLWFGKGCSGDQREMARTAVSAVSGENKETVLEGQEPPGFWEALGGLAPYPSNKRLPEDVSGFQPRLFECSSHMGHLVLTEMVFFSQEDLDKYDIMLLDTWQEIFLWLGEAASKWKKEAVDWGQEYLKTHPAGRSPATPIVVIKQGHEPPTFTGWFLAWDPYKWTNDQSYKEVVDGSLGAMPAICEITAVSTGFSRPAPSQLPPGSRLGRHDPDGQNGQERSQALVDGRVCSGGKRPSGLSVASAWEPLLHTPSLSPLSEQELNDFQLSRGPSNGGADPLTLQTLKGSQDGSGNELQPGPKAGDASTNSHHSSPRPTINGSLPRERLMHQAVEDLPEGVDPARKEFYLSDSDFQEIFGKSKEEFYSMAKWRQQQEKKQLGFF; this comes from the exons ATGGACGTCAACAAGGGCCTCCCAGCCACTGAGAGCCGCAGGGACCTCCACGTATGGATCATCGAG agggTCATGGAGGGTAGGTGGCTGGGGGACGGTCCTGCTGAGCTGTCACTAGGCACGCTCCTCTCCCAGAACCTGAGGATGGCACCAGTACCCGAGAAGGCTTATGGGAACTTTTTCGAAGAGCACTGCTACATCGTCCTCCAT GTTCCCCAGAGCCTCAAGGCCACGCAGGGGGCGTGCAGCGACCTGCACTACTGGGCGGGGAAGGAGGCGGGCGCCGAGGCGCAGGACGCGGCCGAAGCCTTCGTGCAGCAGCTGCAGGAGACGCTGGGTGGCGCCACCGTGCAGCACCGGGAGGCGCAGGGCCACGAGTCCGACTGTTTCCGCAGCTACTTCCGCTCGGGAATCAT ctacAGGAGAGGgggcctggcctctgccctcacGCACGTGGAGACCAACCTGTACAACATCCAGCGACTGCTGCACGTCCAGGGGAGGAAGCACGTGTCGGCCGCGGAG GTGGAGCTCTCTTGGAGCAGCTTTAATAAGGGGGACATCTTCCTGCTGGACCTGGGCAAGGTGATGATCCAGTGGAATGGGCCTGAGACCAGCATTCCTGAGAAAGCACGG GGCCTGGCCCTGACCTGCAGCCTCCGGGACAGGGAGCGCGGTGGTCGTGCACAGATTGGCGTGGTGGATGATGAAGTTGAAGCCACTGACCTCATGCGGATCATGGAAGCCGTGCTGGGCTGCAGAGTGGGCAACGTGCCTGCCACCAGGCCCGACAAGAGTGTTAACCAGCTGCAGAAAGCCAGCGTCCGTCTCTACCA TGTCTGTGAAAAGGATGAGGACTTGGTGATCCAGGAGTTGGCGACCTGCCCACTAACCCAAGACCTACTGTGGGAAGAG GACTACTATATCCTGGACCAGGGTGGTTTCAAGATCTACGTGTGGCAGGGACGCCTGTCCAGCCTCCAAGAGAAAAAGGCTGCCTTCAGCCGGGCTCTG CGCTTCATCCAGGCCAAAGGCTACCCGACCTACACCAACGTGGAGGTGGTGAACGACGGCGCCGAGTCGGCCTCGTTTAAACAGCTCTTCCAGTCTTGGTCTACCAAGCAGCGCGGGAACAAGAACTTCGGCAGGCTAA GTAAATCGATTCAGGTAAGGCCGGATGTGGGCAAGCTGCAGAGTCAGCCTGAGCTAGCTGCCCAGCTCAGGATGGTGGACGACGCTTCCGGGAAGGTGGAG GTGTGGTGCATCCAGGACTTAGGCAGACAGCCCGTGGACCCCGAGCGTCATGCACAGCTGTGTGCAGGCAACTGCTACCTCGTCCTCTACACCTACCAGAGGATGGGCCACGTCCAGTATATCCTGTACCTGTGGCGG GGCCACCGCGCCACCACGCGTGATGTCAAAGCCCTGAACTGCAATGCCGAGGAGCTGGACCTCATGTACCGGGGAGCCCTGGTGCAGGAGCACGTGACCATGGGCAGCGAGACCCCTCACTTCCTCGCCATCTTCCAGGGCCAGCTGGTGGTCTTCCAG GGGCACACGGGACACGATGGGAAGGAGCAGCCGGCACCTGCTACAAGGCTCTTCCACGTGCAAGGCACCGACAGCTGCAACACCAGGACCGTGGAGGTACCAGCCCGCGCCTCAGCCCTCAACTCCCATGACATCTTCTTGCTGGTCACAGCTAGCATCTGCTACCTCTGGTTTGGAAAG GGCTGTAGCGGTGACCAGCGAGAGATGGCGCGGACGGCGGTCTCTGCCGTCTCTGGGGAGAACAAGGAAACGGTGCTGGAGGGTCAGGAGCCTCCCGGCTTCTGGGAGGCCCTGGGAGGCCTGGCTCCCTACCCCAGCAACAAGAG GCTCCCCGAGGACGTCTCCGGCTTCCAGCCCCGACTGTTTGAGTGCTCCAGCCACATGGGCCACCTGGTCCTCACGGAAATGGTGTTCTTTAGTCAAGAGGACCTGGACAAGTATGACATCATGTTACTGGACACCTGGCAGGAG ATCTTCCTGTGGCTCGGGGAAGCTGCCAGCAAGTGGAAGAAGGAGGCGGTGGACTGGGGCCAGGAGTACCTGAAGACCCACCCGGCAGGGAGGAGCCCCGCCACGCCTATCGTGGTGATCAAGCAGGGCCATGAGCCCCCCACCTTCACTGGATGGTTCCTCGCTTGGGACCCCTACAAGTGGACT AACGACCAGTCCTACAAGGAGGTGGTGGATGGCAGCCTGGGAGCAATGCCAGCCATATGTGAGATAACAGCCGTGAGTACTGGGttctcccgccccgccccctcccagctcccaccAGGGTCTAGGCTTGGTCGGCATGATCCAGATGGGCAGAACGGACAAGAAAGGAGCCAGGCCCTGGTGGACGGCAGGGTTTGCAGTGGGGGCAAGAGGCCCAGTGGGCTCAGTGTGGCCTCCGCATGGGAGCCTCTCCTCCATACGCCCAGCCTGAGTCCCCTCTCTGAGCAGGAACTCAACGACTTCCAGCTGTCTAGAGGGCCAAGCAATGGCGGGGCAGACCCTTTGACCCTGCAGACCCTCAAGGGCTCCCAGGACGGCTCAGGGAATGAGCTGCAGCCAGGACCCAAGGCAGGTGACGCCAGCACCAACAGCCACCACAGCAGCCCCAGACCCACCATCAATGGGAGCCTGCCCCGCGAACGGCTAATGCATCAGGCTGTTGAGGACCTGCCAGAGGGTGTGGACCCGGCCCGCAAGGAG TTCTATCTCTCAGACTCTGACTTCCAAGAGATCTTTGGGAAGTCCAAGGAAGAATTCTATAGCATGGCCAAGTGGAGGCAGCAGCAGGAGAAGAAGCAGCTTGGCTTCTTCTGA
- the VILL gene encoding villin-like protein isoform X6 produces MFKTHPCPQSLALFQEHDHRRQTCSLFAKPLCQGLSCFAAICDLRAPRMKGLFYADSALESCRWGEFLPGAQSTGGRGLRTLALVSSLVPTWPRMDVNKGLPATESRRDLHVWIIERVMEGRWLGDGPAELSLGTLLSQNLRMAPVPEKAYGNFFEEHCYIVLHVPQSLKATQGACSDLHYWAGKEAGAEAQDAAEAFVQQLQETLGGATVQHREAQGHESDCFRSYFRSGIIYRRGGLASALTHVETNLYNIQRLLHVQGRKHVSAAEVELSWSSFNKGDIFLLDLGKVMIQWNGPETSIPEKARGLALTCSLRDRERGGRAQIGVVDDEVEATDLMRIMEAVLGCRVGNVPATRPDKSVNQLQKASVRLYHVCEKDEDLVIQELATCPLTQDLLWEEDYYILDQGGFKIYVWQGRLSSLQEKKAAFSRALRFIQAKGYPTYTNVEVVNDGAESASFKQLFQSWSTKQRGNKNFGRLSKSIQVRPDVGKLQSQPELAAQLRMVDDASGKVEGHRATTRDVKALNCNAEELDLMYRGALVQEHVTMGSETPHFLAIFQGQLVVFQGHTGHDGKEQPAPATRLFHVQGTDSCNTRTVEVPARASALNSHDIFLLVTASICYLWFGKGCSGDQREMARTAVSAVSGENKETVLEGQEPPGFWEALGGLAPYPSNKRLPEDVSGFQPRLFECSSHMGHLVLTEMVFFSQEDLDKYDIMLLDTWQEIFLWLGEAASKWKKEAVDWGQEYLKTHPAGRSPATPIVVIKQGHEPPTFTGWFLAWDPYKWTNDQSYKEVVDGSLGAMPAICEITAVSTGFSRPAPSQLPPGSRLGRHDPDGQNGQERSQALVDGRVCSGGKRPSGLSVASAWEPLLHTPSLSPLSEQELNDFQLSRGPSNGGADPLTLQTLKGSQDGSGNELQPGPKAGDASTNSHHSSPRPTINGSLPRERLMHQAVEDLPEGVDPARKEFYLSDSDFQEIFGKSKEEFYSMAKWRQQQEKKQLGFF; encoded by the exons ATGTTCAAGACCCATCCCTGCCCACAGAGCTTGGCCCTGTTTCAGGAGCACGACCACAGACGACAAACCTGTTCCCTGTTTGCAAAGCCTCTGTGCCAGGGTCTGTCCTGCTTTGCTGCCATTTGTGACTTGAGAGCCCCCCGAATGAAAGGCctgttctatgctgacagcgcttTGGAGAGCTGCAGGTGGGGAGAGTTCTTGCCTGGAGCCCAGAGCACAGGTGGCCGGGGCCTGAGGACTCTGGCTCTTGTTTCTTCCCTCGTTCCCACCTGGCCTAGGATGGACGTCAACAAGGGCCTCCCAGCCACTGAGAGCCGCAGGGACCTCCACGTATGGATCATCGAG agggTCATGGAGGGTAGGTGGCTGGGGGACGGTCCTGCTGAGCTGTCACTAGGCACGCTCCTCTCCCAGAACCTGAGGATGGCACCAGTACCCGAGAAGGCTTATGGGAACTTTTTCGAAGAGCACTGCTACATCGTCCTCCAT GTTCCCCAGAGCCTCAAGGCCACGCAGGGGGCGTGCAGCGACCTGCACTACTGGGCGGGGAAGGAGGCGGGCGCCGAGGCGCAGGACGCGGCCGAAGCCTTCGTGCAGCAGCTGCAGGAGACGCTGGGTGGCGCCACCGTGCAGCACCGGGAGGCGCAGGGCCACGAGTCCGACTGTTTCCGCAGCTACTTCCGCTCGGGAATCAT ctacAGGAGAGGgggcctggcctctgccctcacGCACGTGGAGACCAACCTGTACAACATCCAGCGACTGCTGCACGTCCAGGGGAGGAAGCACGTGTCGGCCGCGGAG GTGGAGCTCTCTTGGAGCAGCTTTAATAAGGGGGACATCTTCCTGCTGGACCTGGGCAAGGTGATGATCCAGTGGAATGGGCCTGAGACCAGCATTCCTGAGAAAGCACGG GGCCTGGCCCTGACCTGCAGCCTCCGGGACAGGGAGCGCGGTGGTCGTGCACAGATTGGCGTGGTGGATGATGAAGTTGAAGCCACTGACCTCATGCGGATCATGGAAGCCGTGCTGGGCTGCAGAGTGGGCAACGTGCCTGCCACCAGGCCCGACAAGAGTGTTAACCAGCTGCAGAAAGCCAGCGTCCGTCTCTACCA TGTCTGTGAAAAGGATGAGGACTTGGTGATCCAGGAGTTGGCGACCTGCCCACTAACCCAAGACCTACTGTGGGAAGAG GACTACTATATCCTGGACCAGGGTGGTTTCAAGATCTACGTGTGGCAGGGACGCCTGTCCAGCCTCCAAGAGAAAAAGGCTGCCTTCAGCCGGGCTCTG CGCTTCATCCAGGCCAAAGGCTACCCGACCTACACCAACGTGGAGGTGGTGAACGACGGCGCCGAGTCGGCCTCGTTTAAACAGCTCTTCCAGTCTTGGTCTACCAAGCAGCGCGGGAACAAGAACTTCGGCAGGCTAA GTAAATCGATTCAGGTAAGGCCGGATGTGGGCAAGCTGCAGAGTCAGCCTGAGCTAGCTGCCCAGCTCAGGATGGTGGACGACGCTTCCGGGAAGGTGGAG GGCCACCGCGCCACCACGCGTGATGTCAAAGCCCTGAACTGCAATGCCGAGGAGCTGGACCTCATGTACCGGGGAGCCCTGGTGCAGGAGCACGTGACCATGGGCAGCGAGACCCCTCACTTCCTCGCCATCTTCCAGGGCCAGCTGGTGGTCTTCCAG GGGCACACGGGACACGATGGGAAGGAGCAGCCGGCACCTGCTACAAGGCTCTTCCACGTGCAAGGCACCGACAGCTGCAACACCAGGACCGTGGAGGTACCAGCCCGCGCCTCAGCCCTCAACTCCCATGACATCTTCTTGCTGGTCACAGCTAGCATCTGCTACCTCTGGTTTGGAAAG GGCTGTAGCGGTGACCAGCGAGAGATGGCGCGGACGGCGGTCTCTGCCGTCTCTGGGGAGAACAAGGAAACGGTGCTGGAGGGTCAGGAGCCTCCCGGCTTCTGGGAGGCCCTGGGAGGCCTGGCTCCCTACCCCAGCAACAAGAG GCTCCCCGAGGACGTCTCCGGCTTCCAGCCCCGACTGTTTGAGTGCTCCAGCCACATGGGCCACCTGGTCCTCACGGAAATGGTGTTCTTTAGTCAAGAGGACCTGGACAAGTATGACATCATGTTACTGGACACCTGGCAGGAG ATCTTCCTGTGGCTCGGGGAAGCTGCCAGCAAGTGGAAGAAGGAGGCGGTGGACTGGGGCCAGGAGTACCTGAAGACCCACCCGGCAGGGAGGAGCCCCGCCACGCCTATCGTGGTGATCAAGCAGGGCCATGAGCCCCCCACCTTCACTGGATGGTTCCTCGCTTGGGACCCCTACAAGTGGACT AACGACCAGTCCTACAAGGAGGTGGTGGATGGCAGCCTGGGAGCAATGCCAGCCATATGTGAGATAACAGCCGTGAGTACTGGGttctcccgccccgccccctcccagctcccaccAGGGTCTAGGCTTGGTCGGCATGATCCAGATGGGCAGAACGGACAAGAAAGGAGCCAGGCCCTGGTGGACGGCAGGGTTTGCAGTGGGGGCAAGAGGCCCAGTGGGCTCAGTGTGGCCTCCGCATGGGAGCCTCTCCTCCATACGCCCAGCCTGAGTCCCCTCTCTGAGCAGGAACTCAACGACTTCCAGCTGTCTAGAGGGCCAAGCAATGGCGGGGCAGACCCTTTGACCCTGCAGACCCTCAAGGGCTCCCAGGACGGCTCAGGGAATGAGCTGCAGCCAGGACCCAAGGCAGGTGACGCCAGCACCAACAGCCACCACAGCAGCCCCAGACCCACCATCAATGGGAGCCTGCCCCGCGAACGGCTAATGCATCAGGCTGTTGAGGACCTGCCAGAGGGTGTGGACCCGGCCCGCAAGGAG TTCTATCTCTCAGACTCTGACTTCCAAGAGATCTTTGGGAAGTCCAAGGAAGAATTCTATAGCATGGCCAAGTGGAGGCAGCAGCAGGAGAAGAAGCAGCTTGGCTTCTTCTGA